A part of Brassica rapa cultivar Chiifu-401-42 chromosome A05, CAAS_Brap_v3.01, whole genome shotgun sequence genomic DNA contains:
- the LOC103855162 gene encoding (Z)-3-hexen-1-ol acetyltransferase, producing the protein MDYQLSLPLSTTTPRLSFKVHRRKPELITPAKLTPRELKLLSDIDDQQGLRFQIPFMFFYRPSLTSTLDPVQVIRTALGQTLVYYYPFAGRLLEGPNRKLAVNCTGEGVLFIEADADVTFAELEEADALLPPFPCLEELLFDVEGSSELLGTPLLLVEVTRLKCGGFIFALRINHTMTDGAGLSLFLKSLCELACGLHAPSVPPVWERQLLIASTYARVTHTHREYDEYVEPEAVVVGDCLVTRSFFFGPDEIAAIRRLLPPGLHNHNSTFDALTSFLWRCRTVAMSPDPNTEMRMTCIVNSRSKLRNPPIPSGYYGNVFAIPVAIATAKDLMEKPLEFPLRLIQEAKSSVTEDYIRSVTALMATRGRPKFVTAENYIVSDLRRFDIGKVDFGPWGKPVYGGTAKAGIATFPGVSFYVPFKNKKGENGTVVAISLPALAMEKFVEELNGVFMAGSFAKSKKTFVLKSKI; encoded by the exons ATGGACTATCAATTGTCTTTGCCACTATCCACCACCACACCACGTCTTTCGTTCAAGGTGCATCGCCGGAAGCCTGAGCTGATTACTCCGGCTAAGCTAACACCAAGAGAGCTCAAGCTTCTCTCCGACATAGACGACCAACAAGGACTGAGATTTCAAATTCCCTTTATGTTTTTCTATAGACCTAGCCTTACAAGTACTCTTGATCCGGTCCAAGTGATCAGGACAGCTCTCGGACAGACGCTGGTTTACTATTACCCGTTCGCTGGTAGGCTCCTGGAAGGTCCTAACCGGAAACTTGCGGTGAACTGTACCGGAGAAGGCGTTTTGTTCATTGAAGCAGACGCTGACGTTACGTTTGCTGAGTTGGAGGAAGCTGAtgctcttcttcctcctttccCTTGCTTAGAAGAGCTTCTCTTTGACGTAGAAGGTTCTAGTGAGTTGCTTGGCACTCCTTTACTTCTCGTTGAG GTCACGCGGCTCAAGTGCGGTGGATTCATCTTCGCCCTCCGTATCAACCACACCATGACGGATGGAGCCGGTCTGTCACTCTTTCTGAAATCACTATGCGAGTTGGCGTGTGGGTTACACGCGCCTTCAGTTCCACCTGTGTGGGAACGACAGTTGCTGATCGCGAGTACATATGCTCGCGTGACACATACTCACCGCGAGTATGACGAATATGTGGAACCCGAAGCGGTTGTTGTTGGAGATTGTTTGGTTACTAGGTCTTTCTTTTTTGGTCCGGACGAGATAGCCGCTATAAGGAGACTCCTCCCGCCCGGTCTCCACAACCACAACAGCACTTTTGATGCGCTGACATCGTTTTTGTGGCGTTGTCGGACGGTTGCAATGAGTCCAGACCCCAACACCGAGATGCGAATGACATGCATCGTCAATTCTCGTTCCAAACTTAGAAACCCACCCATACCGTCGGGTTACTATGGAAACGTATTTGCCATTCCTGTGGCGATAGCCACCGCAAAAGATCTGATGGAAAAACCGCTCGAGTTTCCTCTGAGGTTGATACAAGAGGCGAAGTCTAGCGTGACAGAGGACTACATACGGTCAGTGACGGCGCTAATGGCAACTAGAGGCCGGCCTAAGTTTGTGACAGCTGAAAACTACATAGTGTCGGATTTGAGACGTTTTGATATAGGAAAAGTTGATTTCGGCCCTTGGGGTAAACCGGTGTACGGTGGAACCGCTAAGGCCGGTATTGCCACGTTTCCAGGAGTGAGCTTCTATGTGCcatttaagaataaaaaaggTGAGAATGGAACTGTTGTGGCAATTAGCTTGCCTGCGCTAGCGATGGAGAAGTTCGTAGAAGAGCTCAACGGTGTTTTCATGGCCGGATCCTTTGCTAAGTCCAAAAAGACATTTGTCTtgaaatctaaaatttaa